A region from the Bacteroidia bacterium genome encodes:
- a CDS encoding PfkB family carbohydrate kinase, giving the protein MSLLVVGTVAFDAIETPFGKTDKIIGGAATYISLAASYFTQNINLISVVGDDFPQNAIDLLRNHHVNTNGLQLKKGEKTFFWSGKYHNDMNTRDTLVTELNVLADFKPVVLPEYQDADFLMLGNLTPQVQQSVINQLKTRPKLIVLDTMNFWMDIALEELKQTIKMVDVLAINDAEARQLSGEYSLVKAAQKILDMGIKYLIIKKGEHGALLFNKEQVFFAPALPLEDVFDPTGAGDSFAGGFIGYLAKTQDISFDNLKRAIIFGSAMASFTVEKFGTERLIGLTQKQVEERVQEFIDLVQFDISLV; this is encoded by the coding sequence ATGAGCTTACTTGTTGTTGGCACTGTAGCCTTTGATGCCATTGAAACTCCCTTCGGCAAAACAGATAAAATTATTGGGGGTGCGGCAACGTATATTTCCTTAGCTGCCTCTTATTTTACCCAAAATATCAATCTTATTTCGGTTGTCGGCGACGATTTTCCGCAAAATGCGATCGATCTTTTGAGAAATCATCATGTCAATACCAATGGCTTGCAGTTAAAGAAAGGCGAAAAAACTTTTTTTTGGTCAGGGAAATACCACAATGATATGAATACCCGCGATACCTTGGTTACAGAACTAAATGTATTAGCCGATTTCAAACCTGTTGTATTGCCCGAATATCAAGATGCTGATTTTTTGATGCTCGGCAATTTAACTCCGCAAGTGCAACAAAGTGTGATCAATCAATTAAAAACACGTCCGAAACTAATTGTGTTAGACACGATGAATTTTTGGATGGATATTGCTTTGGAAGAATTAAAGCAAACTATTAAAATGGTGGATGTACTCGCCATTAATGATGCAGAAGCACGTCAGTTATCCGGAGAATATTCCTTGGTAAAAGCGGCACAGAAAATTCTCGATATGGGTATAAAATACCTCATCATCAAAAAGGGAGAACACGGCGCTTTGTTGTTTAATAAAGAACAAGTGTTTTTCGCACCTGCACTTCCCTTAGAAGATGTATTTGACCCAACAGGCGCAGGCGATAGTTTTGCTGGAGGCTTTATCGGTTATCTCGCAAAAACACAAGATATTTCTTTCGACAACTTGAAACGCGCCATTATTTTTGGTTCGGCAATGGCATCTTTTACGGTTGAAAAATTCGGAACAGAACGTTTGATTGGATTAACTCAAAAACAAGTAGAAGAACGTGTTCAGGAATTTATTGATTTGGTGCAGTTCGATATTTCGTTGGTGTAA